One Curtobacterium herbarum genomic window carries:
- a CDS encoding flagellar basal body rod protein FlgC, giving the protein MTTFDAIGIASTGMTVHRKWLDAISDNIANVNTVRSMDDSAFQARYVEVQEGNGVSGAYVKGAAFGSAAGRVTYDPDNPLANAEGYVRMPDIDLGTQMADLIMAQRGYQANAAVVDRAKTAYEAALQIGKN; this is encoded by the coding sequence GTGACGACCTTCGACGCGATCGGGATCGCGAGCACCGGCATGACCGTGCACCGGAAGTGGCTCGACGCGATCTCGGACAACATCGCCAACGTCAACACCGTCCGCTCGATGGACGACTCCGCGTTCCAGGCCCGCTACGTCGAGGTCCAGGAGGGCAACGGCGTCTCCGGCGCCTACGTCAAGGGCGCCGCGTTCGGCAGCGCCGCCGGCCGCGTGACCTACGACCCGGACAACCCGCTCGCGAACGCCGAAGGGTACGTCCGGATGCCGGACATCGACCTCGGCACGCAGATGGCGGACCTCATCATGGCCCAGCGCGGCTACCAGGCGAACGCCGCCGTGGTCGACCGTGCCAAGACCGCCTACGAGGCGGCACTGCAGATCGGGAAGAACTGA
- the fliD gene encoding flagellar filament capping protein FliD — MSTTSATSSSLAIDGLVSGLKTTDLINSLMSVEQVPQSLLKAKVTTTNSFISSLQTINGLVQSLATKAAVAAKPGSLDLYTASSSATNVTVSASATATAGSVSVTVGQTAAAQVGVTAAMLSWGDTASALTFTKPDGTSTTVTPASGSLDDTVTAINGSAAGVTATKVAAGTDADGTKLYRLQLTSTTTGAANGFTLHRGTAADVTAGTATDVLAEPGAAVVTRASDASVTLWAGTAAAQTVTSGTNTFADLLPGVSVTVSKASTDPTTVTVGRDSTKAQAVASGLVDALNAVTSYYASNTGVTSTTSPTNGTTSTTAGVLLGDATTRSAVQRLTSAMSTPVDGRSPSSIGIVISKDGDFDFDAAAFQKALAADPAGTQAIMSGVAQAVADAATAASDKYTGSITTAITGKQSVVTDLTTQIDSWTDRLTMRRATLQTQYAALETSLSKLQSQSSWLAGQLSSLSQ, encoded by the coding sequence ATGTCCACCACGTCCGCGACGAGCAGCTCGCTCGCGATCGACGGTCTGGTCTCCGGGCTCAAGACCACCGACCTCATCAACTCGCTGATGAGCGTCGAACAGGTCCCGCAGTCGCTGCTCAAGGCGAAGGTCACCACGACCAACTCCTTCATCTCGTCGCTGCAGACCATCAACGGGCTCGTGCAGTCCCTGGCCACCAAGGCCGCGGTCGCCGCGAAGCCCGGCTCGCTCGACCTGTACACGGCGTCGTCGAGCGCCACGAACGTGACCGTCTCGGCGAGTGCGACCGCCACCGCCGGGTCCGTGTCCGTCACGGTCGGGCAGACGGCCGCCGCACAGGTCGGTGTCACCGCCGCGATGTTGTCCTGGGGGGACACCGCGTCGGCGCTGACGTTCACGAAGCCGGACGGCACGAGCACCACGGTCACGCCGGCGTCGGGCTCGCTCGACGACACCGTGACGGCGATCAACGGCTCCGCCGCCGGGGTCACCGCCACGAAGGTCGCCGCGGGGACCGACGCCGACGGCACGAAGCTCTACCGGCTGCAGCTGACGAGCACCACGACGGGCGCCGCGAACGGCTTCACCCTGCACCGGGGCACCGCGGCGGACGTGACCGCCGGGACCGCGACCGACGTGCTGGCCGAGCCCGGCGCGGCGGTGGTGACCCGGGCCTCCGACGCGTCGGTCACCCTGTGGGCCGGCACGGCTGCAGCGCAGACCGTCACGAGCGGGACGAACACGTTCGCCGACCTGCTGCCCGGTGTCAGCGTCACGGTGTCGAAGGCCTCGACCGACCCGACCACCGTCACGGTCGGCCGGGACAGCACGAAGGCGCAGGCCGTGGCGTCCGGGCTCGTCGACGCGCTCAACGCCGTCACGTCGTACTACGCGTCGAACACCGGTGTGACGAGCACGACCAGCCCGACGAACGGGACCACGAGCACCACGGCCGGTGTCCTGCTCGGCGACGCCACCACACGGTCGGCCGTCCAGCGCCTGACGAGTGCGATGTCGACCCCGGTCGACGGGAGGTCGCCGTCGTCGATCGGCATCGTCATCTCGAAGGACGGCGACTTCGACTTCGACGCCGCCGCGTTCCAGAAGGCCCTGGCCGCCGACCCCGCCGGCACGCAGGCGATCATGTCCGGGGTGGCGCAGGCCGTCGCGGACGCCGCCACGGCCGCGAGCGACAAGTACACCGGCTCCATCACGACCGCGATCACGGGCAAGCAGTCCGTGGTCACGGACCTCACCACCCAGATCGACTCGTGGACCGACCGACTGACCATGCGCCGGGCGACGCTGCAGACGCAGTACGCCGCGCTCGAGACCAGCCTCAGCAAACTGCAGTCGCAGTCCAGCTGGCTCGCCGGTCAGCTCTCGTCGCTGTCCCAGTGA
- the flgK gene encoding flagellar hook-associated protein FlgK, translating to MVSTFGSLQTAYSGLAAARAGLDVTGQNMANVGTTGYTRQRIVQTEVGAPAQTGFVRGTAALAGQGVSVDAIARLASSTLDTRVRFSAGAAAYADTRAAALDQLETGLHEPGADGLSAKLDGLWSAWSDLATHIDDPGSASALIGAATTVATALAAGSSAVDAQWSATRSALATQVGQLNDAAQQVADLNGAIRTAVASGGTANELLDQRDQLTERIATLTGAAVRDNGDGTVDVVIGGNPLVQGTTARGVTLDGPPTLGAMNTAAGTGKPTAPSLSWVGGSVGPVALDGGSIAGGLSLLAPANDTHTGGALAEASAAHDRVATELATRVNALHATGTTPSGTTGAAFFALAPGVPAARGLSVVPTDGSGLATRSATGQFDASVLTAIAGIGSGAGGPDATWATFVTGVGSASRTASSESTLTGLALTNARTQQQSSAGVDMDEENVSLLAYQHAYQGAARVLTAVDEMLDTIINRLGLVGRS from the coding sequence ATGGTGAGCACCTTCGGCTCGCTGCAGACCGCGTACTCCGGGCTCGCCGCAGCCCGCGCCGGCCTCGACGTCACCGGCCAGAACATGGCGAACGTCGGCACCACCGGGTACACCCGGCAGCGGATCGTGCAGACCGAGGTCGGCGCCCCCGCCCAGACCGGCTTCGTCCGCGGCACCGCGGCGCTCGCCGGCCAGGGCGTGTCCGTCGACGCGATCGCCCGCCTGGCGTCCTCGACGCTGGACACCCGCGTCCGGTTCTCGGCCGGTGCCGCCGCGTACGCCGACACCCGCGCCGCCGCTCTCGACCAGCTCGAGACCGGCCTGCACGAACCGGGTGCCGACGGGCTGTCCGCGAAGCTCGACGGGCTCTGGTCCGCCTGGAGCGACCTCGCGACGCACATCGACGACCCGGGCTCGGCCAGCGCCCTGATCGGTGCGGCGACGACCGTCGCCACCGCCCTGGCCGCCGGGTCGTCCGCCGTCGACGCGCAGTGGTCCGCCACCCGTTCGGCCCTCGCCACGCAGGTCGGCCAGCTCAACGACGCCGCGCAGCAGGTCGCCGACCTCAACGGGGCGATCCGCACCGCGGTGGCCTCCGGCGGCACGGCGAACGAGCTCCTCGACCAGCGCGACCAGCTCACCGAGCGGATCGCGACCCTGACCGGCGCGGCCGTCCGCGACAACGGCGACGGCACGGTCGACGTCGTCATCGGCGGCAACCCGCTCGTCCAGGGCACCACCGCGCGCGGCGTCACGCTCGACGGGCCGCCCACCCTCGGTGCGATGAACACGGCGGCGGGCACCGGGAAGCCGACCGCCCCGTCCCTCAGCTGGGTCGGCGGCTCGGTCGGTCCGGTCGCCCTCGACGGCGGCTCGATCGCCGGCGGCCTGTCCCTGCTCGCGCCGGCGAACGACACCCACACCGGCGGTGCGCTGGCCGAGGCCTCCGCCGCCCACGACCGCGTCGCGACCGAGCTGGCCACCAGGGTCAACGCGCTGCACGCCACCGGCACGACCCCCTCGGGGACGACCGGCGCCGCGTTCTTCGCCCTCGCGCCCGGGGTCCCCGCCGCCCGGGGGCTGTCCGTCGTCCCCACCGACGGCTCCGGCCTCGCGACCCGGAGCGCCACCGGGCAGTTCGACGCCTCGGTGCTCACCGCCATCGCGGGCATCGGCTCGGGAGCCGGAGGCCCGGACGCGACCTGGGCGACGTTCGTGACGGGGGTGGGCAGCGCCTCCCGGACGGCCTCGTCGGAATCGACGCTCACCGGACTCGCCCTGACCAACGCGCGCACGCAGCAGCAGTCGAGCGCCGGCGTCGACATGGACGAGGAGAACGTCTCCCTGCTCGCGTACCAGCACGCCTACCAGGGTGCGGCGCGGGTGCTGACCGCCGTCGACGAGATGCTCGACACCATCATCAACCGCCTCGGCCTCGTCGGGAGGAGCTGA
- a CDS encoding flagellin N-terminal helical domain-containing protein, translating into MITRVTTQMTMAAAQARLQAGAAKVADLTDQATTLKAIRKPSDDPAGTATAMQVRKEQAQAAQHARNADDAVGWLATTDTALADVGNVLGKVRDLTVQAASDSTGNATARDAFVTELQGLKADLLSTANTKYGTRSVFAGSSPAGTAYADDTTWAGSASTSVTRTIGTGDQVRVDTDGSAVFGTGSSSVFALLDGIVADLQAGTNVNPRLAQIDAAQLAVRGAQADVGVRHSAALSAQDSLKTLSTTLEGRRSGVEDKALAQAVLDLQIQSTNYQAALAVTAKVLQPTLMDYLR; encoded by the coding sequence GTGATCACCCGTGTGACCACCCAGATGACCATGGCCGCCGCGCAGGCGCGGCTGCAGGCCGGAGCCGCGAAGGTCGCCGACCTGACCGACCAGGCCACCACGCTCAAGGCGATCCGGAAGCCGTCCGACGACCCGGCCGGCACCGCGACCGCCATGCAGGTGCGGAAGGAGCAGGCGCAGGCCGCCCAGCACGCCCGCAACGCCGACGACGCCGTCGGCTGGCTCGCCACGACCGACACCGCCCTGGCCGACGTCGGGAACGTCCTCGGCAAGGTCCGCGACCTCACCGTGCAGGCCGCCAGTGACAGCACGGGCAACGCCACGGCCCGCGACGCCTTCGTCACGGAACTGCAGGGCCTGAAGGCCGACCTGCTCAGCACCGCGAACACGAAGTACGGCACCCGTTCGGTGTTCGCCGGGTCCTCACCCGCGGGCACCGCCTACGCCGACGACACCACGTGGGCGGGCAGCGCGAGCACGAGCGTCACCCGGACGATCGGCACTGGAGACCAGGTCCGCGTCGACACCGACGGCAGCGCCGTCTTCGGGACCGGGAGCTCGTCGGTCTTCGCGCTCCTCGACGGCATCGTCGCCGACCTGCAGGCAGGCACGAACGTGAACCCACGACTCGCCCAGATCGACGCCGCCCAGCTCGCCGTGCGCGGTGCCCAGGCGGACGTCGGCGTCCGTCACTCCGCCGCGCTGTCCGCACAGGACTCGCTGAAGACACTGTCCACCACCCTGGAGGGCCGCCGCTCCGGTGTCGAGGACAAGGCCCTCGCCCAGGCCGTCCTGGACCTGCAGATCCAGAGCACCAACTACCAGGCAGCCCTCGCCGTCACCGCGAAGGTCCTGCAGCCGACCCTGATGGACTACCTCCGATGA
- the fliW gene encoding flagellar assembly protein FliW, whose product MSIDLTFPVAPFGLEPLHAFTLDLVEGTEGLFALVGSGTTAAGVDAPRLYLLDAAVHLPDYAPLLSDEQADGIGLTRAEDAMLLVVANPDTAGTTVNLLAPVVVNARTGVGAQCILEDQDLPVRAELVRS is encoded by the coding sequence ATGAGCATCGACCTCACCTTCCCCGTCGCACCGTTCGGCCTCGAGCCGCTGCACGCCTTCACGCTCGACCTGGTCGAGGGCACCGAGGGCCTGTTCGCCCTGGTCGGCTCGGGCACCACCGCCGCCGGGGTCGACGCCCCGCGGCTCTACCTGCTCGACGCCGCGGTGCACCTGCCCGACTACGCCCCGCTGCTGTCCGACGAGCAGGCCGACGGCATCGGGCTGACCCGTGCCGAGGACGCGATGCTGCTCGTCGTCGCGAACCCGGACACCGCGGGCACCACCGTCAACCTGCTCGCCCCCGTCGTCGTGAACGCCCGGACCGGCGTCGGTGCGCAGTGCATCCTTGAGGACCAGGACCTGCCGGTCCGCGCGGAGCTCGTGCGCAGCTGA
- a CDS encoding sigma-70 family RNA polymerase sigma factor gives MDRTARNAMIVEHLPLVGYIVAETCARATHLSRDDLGQVGSVALVQAADAFDPTLGVPFGAYARTRITGAIADDLRAGDWASRGTRKRIRETLATQEALSAGLGRRVTPQEIADAMGVDRQTAVDALTDAARTVGTIDETVHDTVAADLPLPGEDLLEAEKRRYLVAAVQALPDRMRLIVEAVYFGDRTVTDVAAELGITHSAVSQQRSEAMRLLRDGLAEHYGDGGFAPAPASRTTAARRSAYLARVATNAAAGITRAVQDATSAGVVAAS, from the coding sequence ATGGACCGCACCGCACGCAACGCGATGATCGTCGAACACCTGCCGCTCGTCGGGTACATCGTCGCCGAGACCTGCGCCCGCGCCACACACCTCAGCCGCGACGACCTCGGACAGGTCGGCTCGGTCGCCCTGGTGCAGGCCGCCGACGCCTTCGACCCGACGCTCGGCGTGCCGTTCGGCGCCTACGCCCGGACCCGCATCACCGGCGCGATCGCCGACGACCTGCGTGCCGGCGACTGGGCCAGCCGCGGCACCCGGAAGCGCATCCGCGAGACCCTCGCCACCCAGGAGGCGCTGTCCGCCGGTCTCGGGCGTCGCGTCACCCCGCAGGAGATCGCCGACGCGATGGGCGTCGACCGGCAGACCGCCGTGGACGCGCTCACCGACGCCGCCCGCACCGTCGGCACGATCGACGAGACCGTGCACGACACCGTCGCCGCCGACCTGCCGCTGCCGGGTGAGGACCTGCTCGAGGCCGAGAAGCGCCGCTACCTGGTCGCCGCCGTGCAGGCGCTGCCCGACCGGATGCGCCTGATCGTCGAGGCCGTGTACTTCGGCGACCGCACCGTCACCGACGTCGCCGCCGAGCTCGGCATCACCCACTCCGCCGTCTCGCAGCAGCGGTCGGAAGCGATGCGCCTGCTCCGCGACGGTCTCGCCGAGCACTACGGCGACGGCGGGTTCGCCCCCGCGCCGGCGTCCCGCACCACCGCGGCCCGACGGAGCGCCTACCTGGCCCGCGTCGCCACGAACGCCGCCGCCGGCATCACCCGCGCGGTGCAGGACGCGACCTCGGCCGGCGTCGTCGCGGCCAGTTGA
- a CDS encoding flagellar basal body protein, whose protein sequence is MFDSVTSAALQSALDGLSMRQRVIANNIANINTTNYHAEKVQFEDALAKSVVEGDGHTTPTVARSLEPTNTNGNNVDLDEETLSNVDTVLRYQFATQAMNSELTQVRAAMRTNS, encoded by the coding sequence GTGTTCGACTCCGTGACGTCGGCCGCGCTGCAGAGCGCACTCGACGGTCTGTCGATGCGCCAGCGCGTCATCGCGAACAACATCGCGAACATCAACACCACGAACTACCACGCCGAGAAGGTGCAGTTCGAGGACGCACTGGCGAAGTCCGTCGTCGAGGGCGACGGCCACACCACGCCGACCGTCGCGCGGAGCCTCGAGCCGACGAACACGAACGGCAACAACGTCGACCTGGACGAGGAGACGCTCTCCAACGTCGACACCGTGCTGCGGTACCAGTTCGCGACGCAGGCGATGAACTCCGAGCTCACCCAGGTCCGTGCGGCGATGCGGACGAACTCGTGA
- a CDS encoding flagellar protein FlgN, producing MSVNDLSAVLWRERELLELLTFKLEEEQLLLAAGRSRWISHASREVEQVLDRLRTTGLERSAQSAAVAEEWGMPSDAPLREVVAAAPSGPWGEILASHLAAMLELTTRIGSLRDENDRFLRIAAQATQETLAGTVTDADTYDASGSSGTATDGARLFDGSL from the coding sequence ATGAGCGTGAACGACCTGTCCGCCGTCCTGTGGCGCGAACGAGAACTACTCGAACTGCTCACGTTCAAGCTCGAGGAGGAGCAGCTCCTGCTCGCCGCCGGGCGCTCCCGGTGGATCTCGCACGCCAGCCGCGAGGTCGAGCAGGTCCTCGACCGGCTCCGCACCACCGGACTCGAGCGCAGCGCCCAGAGCGCCGCCGTCGCCGAGGAGTGGGGCATGCCCTCCGACGCCCCGCTCCGCGAGGTCGTCGCCGCTGCCCCGTCCGGGCCGTGGGGCGAGATCCTCGCGTCGCACCTCGCCGCGATGCTCGAGCTCACCACCCGCATCGGTTCGCTGCGGGACGAGAACGACCGCTTCCTCCGCATCGCCGCCCAGGCCACGCAGGAGACCCTCGCCGGCACCGTGACCGACGCCGACACCTACGACGCCAGCGGTTCGTCCGGCACCGCCACCGACGGCGCACGCCTCTTCGACGGGAGCCTGTAG
- the fliE gene encoding flagellar hook-basal body complex protein FliE: protein MPIDAVNGVTTNAMTNAVTDVTGTSSDRGSSAVSGSGGDGFAASLGNAVDGLQQLQSDSKTLALQAVTGNLDDIHDATIASTRAQVTLELVAAVRNKGVDAFNEIMRMQA from the coding sequence ATGCCCATCGACGCCGTGAACGGTGTGACCACCAACGCGATGACGAACGCCGTGACCGACGTCACCGGCACCAGCAGCGACCGCGGCTCGTCCGCGGTCTCCGGCAGCGGGGGCGACGGGTTCGCCGCGAGTCTCGGCAACGCCGTCGACGGCCTGCAGCAGCTGCAGAGCGACTCGAAGACCCTGGCGCTGCAGGCCGTCACGGGCAACCTCGACGACATCCACGACGCCACCATCGCGTCCACCCGCGCCCAGGTCACCCTCGAACTCGTCGCCGCCGTCCGCAACAAGGGCGTCGACGCGTTCAACGAGATCATGCGGATGCAGGCCTGA
- the fliS gene encoding flagellar export chaperone FliS has translation MNAFDLSGSAAFRQAAKPRTVTDQRRAQYTNEAVLSATPAQLVTMLYDRLLLDLHRAETAQVAADWDTAREQLLHAQAIVGELSSTLKIDVWDGGEGLLAVYNYASTSLITANVHRDVQATRDCIRILDPLRQAWHDAAASLPATPVAPQHTAGGALGVA, from the coding sequence ATGAACGCCTTCGACCTCAGCGGGTCCGCCGCCTTCCGGCAGGCCGCGAAGCCCCGCACCGTCACCGACCAGCGCCGCGCCCAGTACACGAACGAGGCGGTGCTGTCGGCGACACCCGCGCAGCTCGTCACGATGCTCTACGACCGGCTGCTGCTCGACCTGCACCGCGCCGAGACCGCCCAGGTCGCCGCCGACTGGGACACTGCCCGCGAGCAGCTCCTGCACGCGCAGGCCATCGTCGGGGAGCTGTCCTCGACGCTGAAGATCGACGTCTGGGACGGCGGCGAGGGACTGCTCGCCGTGTACAACTACGCGTCGACCTCGCTCATCACGGCGAACGTGCACCGGGACGTCCAGGCCACCCGCGACTGCATCCGGATCCTCGACCCGCTCCGCCAGGCGTGGCACGACGCGGCGGCCTCGTTGCCGGCGACCCCGGTCGCTCCGCAGCACACCGCGGGTGGGGCGCTCGGTGTCGCCTGA
- a CDS encoding flagellin N-terminal helical domain-containing protein encodes MGMSINTNLSALNTYRNLNATQNDLSKSLEKLSSGLRINRAADDAAGLSISEGLKSQVGGLTVAARNAQDGISVVQTAEGGLTETHSILQRMRDLAVQAGNDSNNADSRTAITTEVGELQKELGRIASSTNFNGINLLDGSAGTAKDGKLTFQVGANAGESSQISVDLGKANVKDIASNLTVAGGTDADGNAVAAKISFASNADAQAAITTIDAQIKTVSEARSSIGAVQNRFDHAINVTNVAKENLTAAKSRITDVDMAEEMVKYTRDNILSQAGTSMLAQANQSTQGVLSLLR; translated from the coding sequence ATGGGTATGTCCATCAACACCAACCTCTCGGCACTCAACACGTACCGGAACCTCAACGCGACGCAGAACGACCTGTCGAAGTCCCTCGAGAAGCTCTCGAGCGGCCTCCGCATCAACCGTGCTGCCGACGACGCTGCCGGTCTGTCGATCTCCGAGGGTCTGAAGTCCCAGGTCGGTGGCCTCACGGTCGCCGCCCGCAACGCGCAGGACGGCATCTCCGTCGTGCAGACCGCTGAAGGTGGCCTCACCGAGACCCACTCGATCCTCCAGCGCATGCGCGACCTGGCCGTCCAGGCCGGCAACGACTCGAACAACGCCGACTCGCGCACCGCCATCACCACCGAGGTGGGGGAGCTGCAGAAGGAGCTGGGCCGCATCGCGAGCTCGACGAACTTCAACGGCATCAACCTGCTCGACGGCTCGGCGGGAACCGCCAAGGACGGCAAGCTGACCTTCCAGGTCGGTGCGAACGCGGGTGAGTCCTCGCAGATCTCGGTCGACCTCGGCAAGGCGAACGTCAAGGACATCGCCAGCAACCTGACCGTGGCCGGCGGGACCGACGCGGACGGCAACGCCGTCGCCGCGAAGATCAGCTTCGCCAGCAACGCCGACGCCCAGGCGGCGATCACCACGATCGACGCCCAGATCAAGACCGTGTCCGAGGCACGCTCGAGCATCGGTGCTGTCCAGAACCGCTTCGACCACGCCATCAACGTGACGAACGTGGCCAAGGAGAACCTCACCGCGGCGAAGTCCCGCATCACCGACGTCGACATGGCGGAGGAGATGGTCAAGTACACGCGCGACAACATCCTCAGCCAGGCCGGCACGTCGATGCTCGCGCAGGCGAACCAGAGCACGCAGGGCGTCCTGTCGCTGCTCCGCTAG